One region of Halohasta litchfieldiae genomic DNA includes:
- a CDS encoding ATP-binding protein: MSLEDFTDVDEEADGDREASTDTDPGGDDTAETAPNPDPEPNDDGFEEYSVTVDGEDVGLGALSVAQGLRVSEESDDTILRAFVTAGNRESVRLGKYLLVPYPDDETLFCRIVGLEYAQEFQSDDATEIHARRMMRKSGIEERDYKFMAELEPVAVLYKDYDENGEAELKRRMTDRVPKPGAIVTEATDSAEIKTGLKIPEDGVFLGHLSVGGEKVRTGATPPTIDYRLKDDYDSGDPLVFRHTLVAGGTGSGKTHASKNILRQYLSEDRAYPMDDGRTVQPAVVQFDPQDEYAQMHDDNPELGSDYARRLDREGIAYGGVDDTIALVPKEDGTSYGGENHRAERIEFTIPFSMTEKRPWLVAGSSLNENQYPALRKLLNRFFSQHGKSGTYREFKNFLDDPALREELDESGRVHEKTFDAVKRRVLSMPSGIFDQSAKPITELDHQLVRPGGLTVIPTYHLSSSRAKELFVLAVSTYLIDDKLSNTPDSDRIKETPIVLGMDEAHNFLDEGDTVQARKVIQKFTEAAKQGRKERLGLFLITQDPQDIADAVFKQLNTKLVLNLGDEDAINSVNIPSTLSSKVPYMEKGQLVVYSPDNSEPVELIGLSTCLTRHG; this comes from the coding sequence ATGAGTTTGGAGGATTTCACCGATGTCGACGAGGAGGCCGACGGCGACCGCGAGGCGTCGACCGATACCGATCCGGGTGGCGACGACACTGCCGAAACGGCTCCCAACCCCGACCCGGAGCCGAACGACGACGGATTCGAGGAGTACTCGGTGACCGTCGACGGCGAGGACGTCGGCCTCGGCGCGCTGTCGGTCGCCCAAGGGCTCCGAGTCAGCGAGGAGTCCGACGACACGATCCTCCGGGCGTTCGTAACGGCGGGCAACCGCGAGTCGGTCCGACTCGGCAAATATCTGCTCGTCCCGTATCCGGACGACGAAACCCTGTTTTGCCGAATTGTCGGGCTCGAATACGCCCAGGAGTTCCAGTCCGACGACGCCACCGAGATCCACGCCCGCCGCATGATGCGTAAATCGGGGATCGAGGAACGGGACTACAAGTTCATGGCCGAACTCGAACCGGTGGCCGTCCTTTATAAAGACTACGACGAGAACGGCGAGGCGGAACTCAAACGCCGGATGACCGACCGGGTCCCCAAACCCGGAGCCATCGTCACGGAAGCCACCGACAGCGCCGAAATCAAAACCGGACTCAAAATCCCCGAAGACGGCGTCTTCCTCGGCCATCTCTCGGTCGGTGGCGAGAAAGTCAGAACCGGTGCCACACCGCCAACTATCGACTACCGACTCAAGGACGACTACGACTCCGGCGACCCGCTCGTCTTCCGCCATACACTCGTCGCCGGTGGCACTGGCTCAGGGAAAACCCACGCCTCGAAAAACATCCTCCGGCAGTATTTGAGCGAGGATCGGGCCTACCCGATGGACGATGGCCGAACGGTTCAACCGGCGGTCGTCCAGTTCGATCCACAGGACGAGTACGCCCAGATGCACGACGACAACCCCGAGTTAGGCAGTGACTACGCCCGCAGGCTGGACCGCGAAGGCATCGCCTACGGCGGCGTCGACGACACCATCGCACTCGTCCCGAAGGAAGACGGCACCAGCTACGGTGGCGAGAACCACCGCGCCGAACGCATCGAGTTCACGATTCCGTTCTCGATGACCGAAAAACGGCCGTGGCTCGTCGCTGGAAGCAGTCTCAACGAAAACCAGTATCCAGCCCTCAGAAAGCTTTTAAACCGCTTTTTCAGTCAACACGGCAAGAGCGGCACCTACAGAGAGTTCAAAAATTTCCTCGACGATCCTGCGCTTAGAGAGGAACTCGACGAGTCGGGCCGCGTCCACGAGAAGACGTTCGACGCGGTCAAACGTCGAGTGTTATCGATGCCGTCGGGGATCTTCGATCAGTCGGCCAAACCGATCACCGAACTCGACCACCAGCTCGTCCGGCCGGGCGGGCTGACGGTCATCCCGACCTACCATCTGAGTTCAAGCCGCGCAAAGGAGCTGTTCGTGCTGGCGGTCTCAACGTATCTGATCGACGACAAACTCTCGAATACGCCCGACAGCGACCGAATCAAGGAGACCCCAATCGTTCTCGGGATGGACGAAGCCCACAACTTCCTCGACGAGGGCGACACCGTCCAGGCCCGCAAGGTGATCCAGAAGTTTACCGAGGCTGCCAAACAGGGTCGAAAGGAACGGCTCGGCCTGTTTTTGATCACGCAGGACCCACAGGATATCGCCGACGCGGTATTTAAACAACTGAACACCAAGCTGGTGTTGAATCTCGGTGACGAGGACGCGATCAACAGTGTGAATATTCCGTCGACACTCTCGTCGAAGGTGCCGTATATGGAAAAAGGCCAGCTCGTCGTCTACTCGCCCGACAACTCCGAACCGGTGGAGTTGATCGGACTGTCGACGTGTCTCACGCGCCACGGATAA
- a CDS encoding HalOD1 output domain-containing protein, which translates to MSNAAVQGEGELHYVTQYSPAQSRSITEVVIEALAAVSGEDPLDLPPLYEAVDPDALELIVREPNAAPQRSCFIGFSVGDWGVIVTGSGEIQVYAQR; encoded by the coding sequence ATGTCTAATGCAGCAGTCCAGGGGGAGGGGGAACTCCACTATGTTACGCAGTACAGTCCAGCACAGAGCAGATCGATCACCGAGGTTGTTATCGAGGCACTCGCCGCCGTTAGCGGCGAAGACCCACTCGACCTCCCGCCGCTGTACGAGGCCGTCGACCCCGACGCCCTCGAACTGATCGTTCGTGAACCGAACGCCGCACCACAGCGGTCCTGTTTCATCGGGTTCTCCGTCGGCGACTGGGGCGTCATCGTCACCGGCTCCGGCGAAATCCAGGTCTACGCCCAGCGGTAA
- a CDS encoding helix-turn-helix domain-containing protein — protein MGARIRKLYRIDDGVSQAYGLTPSQHEALTTAYEAGYFNQPRDTSLQGVADQLEISSSAAGGRLRRGLRTLVEKTLYDHPPTEKLSANY, from the coding sequence GTGGGTGCTAGGATTCGCAAACTCTATCGGATCGATGACGGCGTCAGCCAAGCGTACGGACTGACCCCCTCCCAACACGAGGCACTCACAACCGCCTACGAGGCCGGCTACTTCAATCAGCCCAGAGACACCTCGCTACAGGGTGTTGCCGATCAGTTGGAGATTTCCTCGTCAGCGGCTGGCGGTCGACTCCGCCGTGGGCTGCGAACGCTTGTCGAAAAAACGCTGTACGACCATCCGCCAACGGAGAAACTGTCTGCGAACTACTGA
- a CDS encoding bacterio-opsin activator domain-containing protein: MRFIAELLLEHPKLVLTPTIERCPGMDIELEYQLIATEGSYILLFHVRGDDFEAFETVLAEDPTVTDISTMISTPAFRVYRTHLVSTEYLVLATAVEMGLRLIEAVSDEGAGMPFSNSRIWTPSNSSETTVRTRVWVLGFANSIGSMTASAKRTD, from the coding sequence ATGCGATTTATCGCCGAGCTACTGTTAGAACACCCAAAACTCGTGTTGACGCCGACTATCGAGCGATGTCCCGGGATGGATATCGAACTGGAGTACCAACTGATCGCGACTGAGGGGAGCTATATTCTGTTGTTTCATGTCCGCGGCGATGACTTCGAGGCGTTCGAAACAGTCCTCGCCGAGGATCCGACGGTGACCGACATTTCGACCATGATTTCGACACCGGCGTTTCGAGTGTATCGGACACATCTGGTGTCGACGGAGTATCTGGTGCTTGCGACGGCCGTCGAGATGGGGCTGCGACTTATCGAGGCCGTCAGCGACGAGGGGGCTGGTATGCCGTTCTCGAACTCCCGAATATGGACGCCCTCCAACAGTTCCGAGACTACTGTTCGAACAAGGGTGTGGGTGCTAGGATTCGCAAACTCTATCGGATCGATGACGGCGTCAGCCAAGCGTACGGACTGA
- the menE gene encoding o-succinylbenzoate--CoA ligase, producing MHDWLTHRVTATPEDLALIDTDTDTRWSFSGLDAAVDETAGRLAALGIETGDHVGMLMSTQLLSVCLVHAAQRLGLRLVPFNDRLTATELAGQIEHSDLSVLVCGADTEQLAVEAAGSTPVASVDDPQWAEVQSFRSVEPEPVEPVDWEFDDPQLMVFTSGSTGDPKAVVLTMGNMLASATASGFRLGVDPDDRWLLTLALYHVGGLAPVLRSTLYGTAVVLRSGFDPGTVADDIERYDISVVSLVPTMLSEMLERRGTLSDSLRAVLLGGAPAPESLIERCRNYSIPVFPTYGMTETASQIATARPQQAFDRDGTVGRPLLWTELTLVDDDGQPVESGQRGEIVVSGPTVTAGYYGDVDANVDAFCEHGLRTGDVGYTDEQGYLYVLNRLDDRIISGGENIDPGEIVELLRSHPEVDEAAVVGIPDETWGERVAALVVPKRETLSEESVETFCRERLAGYKLPRLIAVTNALPRTASGTIKRPAVRDQLSALAEADGDDSTEVISVASETDSVDAIPAESGPDAESTGDRQDEQSTGDATDEQPADSSETTNE from the coding sequence ATGCACGACTGGCTCACCCACCGAGTGACTGCGACCCCCGAGGATCTCGCCCTGATCGACACTGACACCGACACGCGGTGGTCATTCAGCGGTCTCGACGCCGCCGTCGACGAAACCGCCGGTCGACTCGCTGCCCTCGGGATCGAGACCGGCGACCACGTCGGAATGCTCATGTCGACACAGCTGCTGTCGGTCTGTCTGGTCCATGCCGCCCAGCGGTTAGGTCTTCGTTTAGTTCCATTTAATGACCGATTAACAGCCACGGAACTCGCCGGACAGATCGAACACAGTGATCTCTCGGTGCTCGTCTGTGGGGCCGACACCGAACAACTTGCCGTCGAGGCCGCCGGCTCGACGCCCGTCGCCTCGGTCGACGATCCCCAGTGGGCGGAGGTCCAGTCGTTTCGGTCTGTCGAGCCCGAGCCCGTCGAGCCGGTCGACTGGGAGTTCGACGATCCGCAGCTAATGGTGTTTACCTCGGGGTCGACGGGCGATCCGAAAGCGGTCGTGCTCACGATGGGGAATATGCTCGCGAGTGCGACCGCCTCGGGGTTCCGTCTGGGGGTCGATCCCGACGACCGCTGGCTCCTGACGCTGGCGCTCTACCACGTCGGCGGCCTCGCGCCGGTGTTGCGGTCGACGCTGTACGGTACTGCCGTCGTCTTGCGTTCGGGGTTCGATCCCGGCACGGTCGCCGACGACATCGAGCGATACGATATCAGCGTCGTCTCGCTGGTGCCGACGATGCTCTCGGAGATGCTCGAACGCCGTGGGACGCTGTCGGACTCCCTACGGGCAGTCCTGCTCGGTGGCGCACCCGCCCCCGAATCGCTGATCGAACGCTGCCGGAACTACTCGATTCCCGTCTTTCCGACCTACGGGATGACCGAAACCGCCTCCCAGATCGCGACCGCTCGGCCCCAGCAGGCCTTCGACCGCGACGGGACGGTCGGTCGACCGCTGTTGTGGACTGAACTGACGCTTGTCGACGACGACGGCCAGCCGGTCGAATCCGGCCAGCGCGGCGAGATCGTCGTCTCCGGACCGACCGTTACCGCCGGCTACTACGGCGATGTCGACGCCAACGTCGATGCGTTCTGTGAACACGGGCTTCGCACGGGTGACGTCGGTTACACCGACGAGCAGGGGTATCTCTACGTCCTCAACCGGCTCGACGACCGGATCATCAGCGGCGGCGAAAATATCGATCCCGGCGAGATCGTCGAGCTGCTTCGCTCCCATCCCGAGGTCGACGAGGCGGCGGTCGTCGGGATTCCTGACGAGACGTGGGGCGAGCGGGTAGCCGCCCTCGTCGTCCCGAAACGCGAGACGCTCTCCGAGGAGTCGGTCGAAACGTTCTGCCGTGAGCGACTCGCCGGCTACAAACTCCCGCGGCTGATCGCGGTCACCAACGCACTGCCCCGCACCGCCTCCGGCACGATCAAGCGACCGGCGGTTCGCGATCAGCTTTCGGCACTGGCCGAGGCTGACGGCGATGACTCGACCGAGGTGATTTCGGTGGCATCCGAAACGGATTCGGTCGACGCCATCCCTGCGGAGTCCGGACCCGACGCGGAGTCGACTGGGGATCGACAGGACGAACAGTCGACTGGGGATGCGACCGACGAGCAGCCCGCCGATTCTTCAGAGACAACGAACGAGTAA
- a CDS encoding universal stress protein, whose protein sequence is MYREILLPTDGGPASEAAVSQAVDLAELSDARLHTLYVVDTSAYPSLDAGAETVMGALREEGQLALDEVSETAEAAGVDVVSEIVSGTPHRRILDYAEANEIDLIVMGTHGRTGLDRYLLGSVTERIVRSAEMPVLTVRAEDE, encoded by the coding sequence ATGTATCGTGAGATCCTCCTCCCGACCGATGGGGGACCAGCTTCGGAGGCAGCGGTCTCGCAGGCCGTCGACCTCGCCGAGCTTTCGGATGCCCGACTGCATACGCTGTACGTCGTCGACACGAGCGCCTATCCCTCGCTCGATGCGGGCGCGGAGACGGTGATGGGCGCGCTCAGAGAGGAAGGGCAGTTGGCTCTCGACGAGGTGAGCGAGACCGCCGAGGCAGCCGGTGTCGATGTCGTCTCGGAAATCGTCTCGGGCACGCCACACAGGCGGATCCTCGACTACGCCGAAGCCAACGAAATCGACCTGATCGTGATGGGGACCCACGGTCGAACCGGTCTAGATCGCTACCTCCTCGGGAGCGTTACCGAACGTATTGTTCGAAGCGCAGAGATGCCTGTCCTCACAGTCCGCGCGGAGGACGAATGA
- a CDS encoding transcription initiation factor IIB — translation MNETSIRSYDRGREQTTEQRADEQTDEQQADEELSCPECTGQLITDEEHGETVCVDCGLVVEEDAVDRGPEWRAFDSSQRDSKSRVGAPTTKMMHDKGLSTNIGWQNRDAYGKALSSNQRRQMQRLRTWNERFRTRDSKERNLKQALGEIDRMASALGLPKAVRETASVIYRRALDENLLPGRSIEGVATASLYAAARQMGNPRSLDEFAAVSRVEKMEMTRTYRYVVRELKLEVKPADPEQYVPRFVSRLELSDEVEREARSLLRGAKEAGITSGKSPVGLAAAAVYAAALLTNQKVTQSQVGTVADISEVTIRNRYKELLEVDHSELFN, via the coding sequence ATGAACGAAACATCTATCAGAAGCTACGACCGGGGTCGTGAACAGACAACTGAACAACGGGCCGACGAGCAGACTGACGAACAGCAGGCCGACGAGGAACTCAGCTGTCCGGAGTGTACCGGTCAGCTCATCACCGACGAGGAACACGGCGAGACCGTCTGTGTCGACTGTGGGCTCGTTGTCGAAGAGGATGCCGTCGACCGCGGGCCGGAGTGGCGCGCCTTCGACAGCTCACAGCGGGATTCGAAGTCGCGTGTGGGGGCACCGACGACAAAGATGATGCACGACAAGGGGCTGTCCACGAATATCGGCTGGCAGAACCGCGACGCCTACGGCAAGGCCCTCAGCTCGAACCAGCGTCGACAGATGCAGCGGCTCCGCACGTGGAACGAACGGTTCCGCACCCGTGACTCGAAAGAACGGAACCTCAAGCAGGCACTCGGCGAGATCGACCGCATGGCGAGCGCCCTTGGGCTGCCGAAAGCAGTCCGAGAGACCGCCTCGGTGATCTACCGCCGCGCGCTCGACGAGAACCTCCTGCCGGGACGCTCCATCGAAGGTGTGGCGACCGCATCGCTGTACGCTGCAGCTCGCCAGATGGGCAACCCGCGCAGCCTCGATGAGTTTGCCGCCGTCTCCAGAGTCGAAAAAATGGAGATGACCCGGACCTACCGCTATGTGGTCCGCGAACTCAAACTCGAAGTCAAACCCGCCGACCCCGAACAGTACGTCCCGCGGTTCGTTTCGCGGCTTGAACTCAGCGACGAGGTCGAACGCGAGGCCCGCTCGCTGCTGCGGGGCGCAAAGGAAGCAGGGATTACCAGCGGCAAATCACCGGTCGGACTTGCCGCCGCAGCTGTCTACGCCGCCGCACTGCTCACCAACCAGAAGGTAACCCAGAGTCAGGTCGGCACCGTCGCCGACATCTCCGAAGTGACGATCCGCAACCGGTACAAAGAGCTGCTGGAAGTCGACCACAGCGAACTGTTCAACTAA
- a CDS encoding DUF7836 family putative zinc-binding protein — translation MTEAFVRLRCSECGKDWQKTPTGLPDVRSNFSCPNCHGTRRFAEFLRTERDLETVKQFQEA, via the coding sequence ATGACGGAAGCCTTTGTTCGGCTCCGCTGTTCGGAGTGTGGAAAAGACTGGCAGAAGACACCGACTGGCCTACCGGACGTACGGTCGAACTTCAGCTGTCCGAACTGTCATGGGACCCGTCGGTTCGCGGAGTTCCTTCGAACGGAGCGGGACCTCGAAACGGTCAAACAGTTCCAAGAAGCCTGA
- a CDS encoding UPF0058 family protein has translation MKKQELIHLHGLLAEVRTQCEAWEGDFTLTEYETLGIKPTSIHKSKTDHKAAVFKLAKGITSSMAEAEAESEPLAPNAD, from the coding sequence ATGAAGAAGCAGGAGCTCATTCACCTACACGGCCTGCTTGCCGAGGTACGTACTCAGTGTGAGGCGTGGGAAGGCGATTTCACACTCACTGAATACGAAACACTTGGCATCAAGCCGACTTCGATCCACAAGTCAAAGACCGATCACAAAGCAGCTGTTTTCAAACTGGCAAAGGGAATCACATCCTCGATGGCCGAGGCCGAAGCGGAATCCGAACCGCTGGCTCCCAACGCGGACTAA
- a CDS encoding MOSC domain-containing protein — MGTVAQLYTTPNEGEPMESHESVEAVDGGLVGDRYLQGTGYYSPYDVCEITLLEAEAIETIHETFGIDLWDGRHRRNIVTRGVKLHDLLETTFRIGTVELRGTRPRPPCRHVEHVADEGGVARALGEDRGGICARVLSSGTITVGDSIEITEADPRTIGSEIADRLQSGVDTDSDSNGS, encoded by the coding sequence ATGGGAACGGTTGCACAGCTGTATACGACTCCGAACGAGGGTGAGCCGATGGAGTCACACGAGTCAGTCGAAGCAGTCGACGGCGGTCTCGTGGGTGACCGCTATCTTCAGGGAACGGGCTACTACTCGCCGTACGACGTGTGTGAGATAACGCTGCTCGAAGCCGAAGCCATCGAGACGATCCATGAGACGTTCGGGATCGATCTCTGGGATGGTCGACATCGCCGTAACATCGTTACTCGTGGCGTGAAACTCCATGATCTGCTTGAGACGACGTTTCGCATCGGCACTGTCGAACTCCGTGGGACGCGACCACGACCACCCTGTAGGCACGTCGAGCATGTTGCCGACGAGGGGGGTGTTGCCCGTGCACTCGGCGAGGATCGCGGTGGGATCTGTGCCCGCGTCCTCTCTTCGGGGACGATTACCGTCGGCGACAGTATCGAGATTACCGAAGCCGATCCACGGACCATTGGCTCGGAAATCGCCGACCGACTTCAGTCGGGTGTCGACACCGACTCGGATTCGAACGGATCGTAA
- a CDS encoding class I SAM-dependent methyltransferase, with translation MEVPCIAVLPEDGEESRQLLAEAGVLDDDHQIVAEDDTLYIPVTTVDGVPDRFETQFRDLPARRTVQTPADSLGYEPSLERLGDVVIVDEDDPNRAAEIAEAVMESDLPARSVLNRASKIKGELRVRDWEVLAERETDETVDRSPTETVHREYGHEFLLDLAAVYFSPRLATERHRVIDQIEAGEHVLDMFAGVGPFAIPAASRGAEVVAVDLNETAIDYLQENARRNGVNESITAISGDVRAVVDDYRGWADRLVMNLPHSADEFVETAVDLAGEECVIHYYDIQHDSDPFGPGIEAIRAAAEPTYEVTVETEHVVKSYAPHELNVCLDVRLTRSA, from the coding sequence ATGGAGGTTCCCTGTATCGCCGTCCTGCCGGAAGACGGCGAGGAGAGTCGACAACTGCTGGCCGAAGCGGGTGTGCTCGACGACGACCACCAGATCGTCGCTGAGGACGACACGCTCTACATTCCGGTGACGACCGTCGACGGCGTGCCCGACCGCTTCGAGACACAGTTCCGCGACCTTCCAGCGCGCCGAACGGTCCAGACCCCGGCCGATAGCCTTGGCTACGAGCCCTCGCTCGAACGGCTGGGCGATGTCGTCATCGTCGACGAGGACGATCCCAACCGCGCAGCCGAGATCGCCGAGGCAGTGATGGAGTCGGATCTGCCTGCCCGCTCGGTTCTCAACCGGGCCTCGAAGATCAAAGGTGAACTCCGAGTCCGCGACTGGGAGGTGTTGGCCGAGCGAGAGACAGACGAGACCGTCGACCGGTCGCCGACCGAGACCGTCCACCGCGAATACGGCCACGAGTTCCTGCTGGATCTCGCAGCAGTCTACTTTTCGCCACGATTGGCGACCGAGCGCCACCGTGTCATCGACCAAATCGAAGCGGGCGAACACGTCTTGGATATGTTCGCCGGTGTCGGCCCGTTCGCGATCCCGGCGGCCAGCCGGGGGGCCGAAGTCGTCGCCGTCGACCTCAACGAGACGGCCATCGACTATCTCCAAGAGAACGCCCGACGAAACGGCGTTAATGAGTCTATAACAGCAATCTCGGGCGACGTGAGAGCGGTAGTCGACGACTACCGCGGGTGGGCCGACCGGCTCGTGATGAATCTCCCCCACTCGGCCGACGAGTTCGTCGAGACCGCCGTCGACCTCGCGGGCGAGGAGTGTGTAATTCACTACTACGATATTCAGCACGATTCGGACCCCTTCGGTCCCGGGATCGAAGCGATTCGGGCGGCGGCCGAACCAACCTACGAGGTTACGGTCGAAACTGAACACGTCGTGAAATCCTACGCACCGCATGAGCTGAACGTCTGTCTCGACGTTCGGCTCACTCGCTCGGCGTGA
- a CDS encoding heme ABC transporter ATP-binding protein: MSNPVLAVDDLSVDLGGTEILSDVSMTAETGELVGLIGPNGAGKTTLLRAIRGSVQPTRGTVTVDGQRVDGLSAREIGRLVATVPQETRLSFSFSVEQAVAMGRNPHISRFGTASETDRKLVADAIAETELSTFRERPVTDLSGGERQRVLLARALAQDTPLLLLDEPTANLDINHAIKTLDLVRSTVDDGTAAVAAIHDLNHAARYCDRLVVLADGAIVAAGSPTSVLTEETLKQAFDARTVVSEDTTTESPRVTALSDNPVDD, from the coding sequence ATGAGCAACCCGGTGCTTGCTGTCGACGATCTCTCGGTCGACCTCGGTGGGACCGAAATCCTCTCGGACGTCTCGATGACCGCCGAGACAGGCGAACTCGTCGGACTTATCGGTCCGAACGGAGCCGGAAAAACGACGCTACTCCGGGCGATTCGAGGGAGCGTGCAGCCGACACGGGGAACCGTCACTGTCGACGGCCAGCGGGTCGACGGGCTCTCGGCGCGGGAGATCGGTCGACTCGTTGCAACAGTGCCACAGGAGACACGGCTCTCGTTTTCCTTCTCGGTCGAACAGGCGGTGGCGATGGGTCGGAACCCCCACATTAGTCGGTTCGGCACCGCAAGCGAGACGGATCGAAAACTGGTCGCGGATGCCATCGCAGAAACGGAGCTCTCGACGTTCAGGGAGCGACCAGTGACCGACCTGAGTGGTGGCGAGAGACAGCGTGTGTTGCTCGCACGGGCACTCGCACAGGATACCCCGCTGTTGTTGCTCGACGAGCCGACAGCGAACCTCGATATCAACCACGCAATCAAGACGTTGGATCTGGTTCGGTCGACTGTCGACGACGGGACGGCGGCGGTGGCGGCGATCCACGACCTCAACCACGCGGCTCGATACTGTGACCGACTGGTGGTGCTCGCCGATGGAGCAATCGTTGCCGCCGGGAGCCCAACGTCGGTACTCACAGAGGAGACGCTTAAACAGGCGTTCGATGCCCGAACGGTCGTCTCGGAGGACACGACAACCGAGTCACCGCGGGTGACGGCACTCTCCGACAACCCTGTCGACGACTGA
- the btuC gene encoding vitamin B12 ABC transporter permease BtuC, which produces MDVRGRAVGWSGWLAAALAVVITVGAGIGPISIHPLEVLQILLNAVAVPTGIEFTGTSVAGMLQLPTPGLQWYSPFAYSVDATHQLIVMRVRLPRILLAALVGFALAAAGTVMQGFFRNPMADPSIIGVSSGAAAGAVAFLVVTMAIPFGLGLQGAAFIGALLAAFGVYAIATESGRTPVATLLLAGVAIQAFLGAVIAFLQLHSGDGLRAVVYWLMGHLGNAGWADVTTTLLIVPILFGILLAYARDLNVLLLGEEAAHGLGVEVERTKRILLAVSAVLTAAAVAVSGVIGFVGLIVPHMVRLVVGPDHRVLLPAAALAGASFLVLTDTVARAGTTEIPVGIVTAAVGAPFFLYLLRSREVHEL; this is translated from the coding sequence ATGGATGTGCGAGGGCGTGCGGTGGGCTGGTCGGGATGGTTAGCCGCCGCGCTCGCGGTCGTCATTACGGTGGGTGCGGGTATCGGCCCGATCTCGATCCATCCCCTCGAAGTGTTACAGATACTGCTCAACGCAGTAGCGGTGCCGACCGGTATCGAGTTCACCGGGACGTCGGTGGCTGGCATGCTTCAGCTGCCGACCCCGGGGCTGCAGTGGTATTCACCGTTCGCCTATAGCGTCGACGCTACACACCAACTCATCGTCATGCGGGTCAGACTCCCCAGAATCCTGTTGGCGGCGCTCGTGGGCTTCGCACTCGCGGCCGCGGGTACCGTCATGCAGGGGTTTTTCCGGAATCCGATGGCCGACCCCTCGATCATCGGCGTTTCCTCGGGCGCGGCGGCCGGTGCGGTCGCGTTTCTGGTTGTCACGATGGCGATTCCGTTCGGACTCGGGCTTCAGGGTGCGGCCTTCATCGGTGCTCTGTTGGCGGCGTTCGGCGTGTATGCGATTGCCACCGAGAGTGGCCGGACACCGGTTGCGACGCTCCTGCTTGCGGGGGTCGCTATTCAGGCGTTTCTCGGCGCAGTGATCGCTTTCTTGCAGCTTCACAGCGGTGACGGGCTCCGAGCGGTCGTCTACTGGCTGATGGGTCATCTCGGCAACGCTGGCTGGGCGGATGTCACGACTACGCTCCTCATCGTCCCGATACTGTTCGGCATCCTGCTCGCATATGCGCGCGATCTCAACGTCCTCCTGCTCGGCGAGGAAGCCGCCCACGGACTCGGTGTCGAAGTCGAGCGCACCAAGCGAATCCTGCTTGCGGTGTCGGCGGTCCTCACCGCGGCGGCGGTTGCCGTCTCCGGCGTCATCGGGTTTGTTGGGCTGATCGTTCCACATATGGTCCGGCTCGTCGTCGGCCCCGACCACCGGGTGCTGTTACCCGCCGCTGCACTGGCGGGCGCGTCGTTTCTCGTTCTCACTGACACGGTTGCCCGAGCGGGTACAACTGAGATTCCGGTCGGGATCGTCACTGCGGCAGTAGGCGCTCCCTTCTTCCTCTATCTACTTCGGAGCCGGGAGGTCCACGAGCTATGA